Proteins co-encoded in one Papaver somniferum cultivar HN1 chromosome 5, ASM357369v1, whole genome shotgun sequence genomic window:
- the LOC113281892 gene encoding pentatricopeptide repeat-containing protein At5g48910-like, giving the protein MASTIINSYALPAKKLSIKKKQTPNTNLSLLHLCTHLNEAKQIHALMIKTSQIFDSYSAGRIAEFYAISDHGSLKCAEKVLNSVQEPSSFLWNTVIRGNIMKQNPLNSILLYAHMISKSVEPDHFTFTFLLKACTELPAPDVGKQLHCQISKLGLEFNPYVRNKLIHLYSISGSISDARKLFDKSTDLDIVTWNSMLEAYADCKDRESLHKLFHEMPYRDVVSWNTVIGFYVQVGEFKEAVEMFRQMQEKGQLANRVTLISVLSAVAHLGSLAQGSWLHSYIDKNHINLDENLGSALINMYAKCGCLDGAIQAFEKTSKKSVDTWNSMISGFAANGQSLKAIGLFTKMESSRVQPNAITFSCVLNACSHGGLVEEGVKYFRKMSEIYKIKPDIAHYGCTVDLFSRAALFDRAEDIIRTMPMKPDKVMWKALLGACRNHRNFEVGERAGLKLVELAPDDHASYVLLSNIYAIAEKWEGVHRVRKMMWERGIKKIPGCSSIELDGVVHEFIVGDITHSGRKEIYEMLDEMGEKLKLAGYKPDTEQVLLDIEDEEVKKNSLSHHSEKLAIAFGFISTSPKTTIRVVKNLRVCSDCHSVMKHLSKIYERDIVIRDSNRFHHFSDGTCSCMDYW; this is encoded by the coding sequence ATGGCTTCAACGATCATCAATTCCTACgctcttcccgccaaaaaactaTCCATAAAAAAGAAACAAACCCCAAATACAAACCTCTCTCTATTACACCTCTGCACTCACCTAAATGAAGCCAAGCAGATCCATGCCCTCATGATCAAAACCTCTCAAATCTTTGACTCCTATTCGGCTGGCCGAATAGCCGAGTTCTACGCCATTTCAGACCATGGAAGCCTCAAATGCGCTGAAAAGGTTCTGAATTCAGTCCAAGAACCTTCCTCATTCTTATGGAACACTGTCATTAGAGGAAACATTATGAAACAAAACCCCCTCAATTCCATCCTTCTCTATGCTCATATGATCTCCAAATCAGTTGAACCAGATCATTTCACTTTCACATTTCTTCTGAAAGCTTGTACTGAATTACCGGCTCCGGATGTTGGAAAACAGCTGCACTGTCAAATAAGTAAGTTAGGACTTGAATTTAATCCATATGTTAGGAACAAGCTAATTCATCTTTATTCAATCTCTGGTTCGATTTCTGATGCGCGAAAGCTGTTTGATAAAAGTACGGACTTAGATATTGTCACTTGGAATAGCATGCTTGAAGCCTATGCTGATTGTAAAGATAGGGAGTCACTTCATAAACTCTTTCACGAAATGCCTTACAGAGATGTAGTTTCTTGGAACACAGTAATTGGGTTTTATGTACAAGTGGGAGAGTTCAAGGAGGCTGTCGAGATGTTTAGACAGATGCAAGAAAAGGGACAACTTGCAAACCGAGTTACTTTAATTAGTGTTTTATCTGCAGTTGCTCATCTGGGTTCTCTTGCTCAAGGAAGTTGGTTACATTCTTATATCGATAAGAATCATATCAACCTTGATGAGAATCTCGGTTCAGCACTCATCAACATGTATGCGAAATGTGGCTGCTTAGATGGTGCAATTCAAGCTTTTGAGAAGACGAGTAAGAAGAGCGTTGATACATGGAATTCGATGATATCTGGATTTGCGGCAAATGGACAAAGTTTAAAAGCTATTGGACTTTTTACAAAAATGGAGTCTTCGAGAGTTCAGCCCAATGCGATAACCTTCTCTTGTGTTTTAAATGCTTGCAGTCATGGAGGTTTGGTCGAAGAAGGTGTTAAGTATTTCAGAAAGATGAGTGAAATTTACAAGATTAAACCAGATATTGCACATTACGGATGCACGGTTGACCTATTTAGTCGTGCGGCATTGTTTGATAGAGCGGAGGATATCATTAGAACGATGCCAATGAAACCTGACAAGGTTATGTGGAAGGCATTACTGGGTGCTTGTAGAAATCATAGAAACTTTGAAGTAGGGGAAAGAGCTGGGCTTAAACTCGTTGAATTGGCACCAGATGATCATGCTAGTTATGTATTGCTGTCAAACATATATGCAATTGCTGAAAAGTGGGAAGGAGTTCACAGAGTGAGGAAAATGATGTGGGAAAGAGGAATAAAGAAAATACCTGGATGCAGCTCGATCGAATTGGATGGAGTTGTTCACGAGTTCATTGTTGGAGATATCACCCATTCAGGAAGGAAGGAGATTTATGAAATGTTAGATGAGATGGGGGAAAAACTAAAGCTTGCAGGCTATAAGCCGGATACAGAACAGGTTTTGTTGGATATTGAAGACGAAGAGGTGAAGAAGAATTCACTTAGTCACCACAGTGAAAAGTTGGCAATCGCGTTTGGTTTCATCAGTACCAGCCCTAAAACAACCATTAGAGTTGTGAAAAATCTACGGGTCTGTAGTGATTGTCATTCTGTGATGAAGCATCTTTCTAAGATATACGAACGTGATATAGTCATCAGAGATTCAaaccggtttcatcattttagtGATGGGA